The following are encoded in a window of Hemiscyllium ocellatum isolate sHemOce1 chromosome 35, sHemOce1.pat.X.cur, whole genome shotgun sequence genomic DNA:
- the LOC132832994 gene encoding zinc finger protein 271-like, which produces MEDKLFKRGACDQDSSKSSAPMKHKCIHTMEKPFMCEVCEKSFSRSSHLHAHRYIHTGERPFKCKVCDKSFAVSTTLLTHQRIHTGDKPFRCEVCEMAFSHSSDLLIHQRIHTGEKPFRCEVCDRAFTHSSTLVKHRRIHTGEKPFTCEVCDKSFSVSSHLRRHQRLHTGEKPFMCKMCNKSFSQSSHLQLHQRSHTGEKPFRCEVCKKSFSNSTHLRVHQRIHTGEKPFTCEACDKSFARPSHLLDHQRSHTGEKPFTCGLCDKSFSRSSTLLNHQRIHTGEKPFTCEVCDKSFSDSSNFRVHQRIHTEVKVFTC; this is translated from the coding sequence ATGGAAGACAAACTATTCAAGCGTGGGGCATGTGACCAAGATTCTTCGAAGTCATCTGCACCCATGAAACACAAATGCATCCACACAATGGAGAAGCCATtcatgtgtgaggtgtgtgagaaatcattctCACGGTCATCGCATCTCCATGCACACCGATACATTCATACAGGGGAAAGACCATTCAAATGTAAAGTTTGTGATAAATCGTTTGCTGTATCGACAACCCTCCTGACACACCAACGTATTCACACAGGTGACAAACCCTTCAGGTGTGAGGTTTGTGAGATGGCTTTCAGCCACTCATCTGATCTCTTGATACATCAGAGGATTCATACAGGTGAGAAACCTTTCAGATGTGAAGTATGTGATCGAGCCTTCACTCACTCATCAACACTTGTGAAACACCGACGCATTCACACTGGTGAGAAGCCCTTCACGTGTGAGGTTTGTGATAAATCATTCTCGGTCTCATCACATCTTCGCAGACACCAACGCctacacactggggagaaaccattcatgtGTAAGATGTGCAACAAATCATTTTCGCAGTCTTCACACCTCCAACTTCATCAACGCAGTCACACAGGGGAAAAGCCATTTAGATGTGAAGTGTGCAAAAAATCTTTCTCAAACTCAACCCACCTCCGTGTACATCAACGTATTCATACTGGTgagaaaccattcacatgtgAAGCATGTGACAAATCATTTGCGCGACCATCGCACCTCCTTGACCACCAACGCagtcacacaggggagaaaccattcacatgcgggttgtgtgacaaatcattttcgaggtcatcaacgCTCCTCAAtcaccaacgcattcacacaggggaAAAACCGTTCACATGCGAGGTGTGTGATAAATCATTTTCAGACTCATCGAATTTCCGTGTACACCAGCGCATTCACACAGAGGTGAAAGTATTCACATGCTAG